In Sebaldella termitidis ATCC 33386, one DNA window encodes the following:
- the recQ gene encoding DNA helicase RecQ, which produces MNKAISILNKYFGYDSFRRGQEEIINTVNDKKDVLAVMPTGGGKSICYQIPALMLEGITIVISPLISLMKDQVDTLNELEIKAAYINSSLSDNEIFYILTDVKNKKTKILYIAPERLNSMSFVNLMKNLDVSMIAIDEAHCVSQWGHDFRKSYRNIPDFINIFPKRPVVACFTATATKEVRDDIVSVLELRNPKVFITGFNRENLKIKVIKGEVKKKYILDYVGKNSGQSGIVYCSTRKEVDSVYELLFGKFRTVTRYHGGLSDEERKRNQENFIYDKSNIIVATNAFGMGIDKPNVRYVIHYNMPRNIENYYQEIGRAGRDGLNSECIMLYSPRDVQIQKFLIENSTESEERKAHEYKKLRTITDFIHTDNCLRNYILDYFEEKYEGECGTCSNCSGNYEMTDRTIDAQKVLSCVYRMKRPYGINMIVDVLKGSKNQKVLGFKLNELTTYGIMKEYTKEDLKSFVNTLIAHNYLDYIDGEFPVVTGNEKSVRVLKSQEKVLFKNVKKSAPVFEHNELFDRLRNLRKQIAQAENVPGYIVFGDNSLKEMSVKYPRTFEQFLEISGVGEAKLKKYGMEFLSMINEYVIEKGIG; this is translated from the coding sequence ATGAATAAAGCAATTTCCATTTTAAATAAATATTTCGGATACGACTCTTTCAGAAGAGGTCAGGAAGAAATAATAAATACCGTAAATGATAAAAAAGATGTACTTGCCGTTATGCCAACCGGAGGTGGGAAGTCTATATGCTATCAGATTCCCGCTCTTATGCTCGAGGGAATAACAATTGTTATTTCTCCTTTGATATCACTAATGAAGGATCAGGTAGATACGTTAAACGAACTCGAAATAAAAGCGGCATATATAAACAGCAGTCTCAGTGATAATGAAATATTCTATATACTTACCGATGTGAAAAATAAAAAAACTAAAATACTTTATATTGCTCCAGAAAGATTAAACTCCATGAGCTTTGTCAATCTGATGAAAAATCTGGATGTATCGATGATAGCAATAGATGAGGCACATTGTGTATCTCAGTGGGGGCATGATTTTAGAAAAAGTTACCGTAATATTCCCGATTTTATAAATATATTTCCCAAAAGACCTGTAGTAGCATGTTTTACTGCAACTGCCACAAAGGAAGTAAGAGATGATATTGTAAGTGTTCTGGAATTAAGGAATCCCAAAGTCTTTATTACAGGGTTTAACAGAGAGAATCTGAAAATCAAGGTTATTAAAGGCGAAGTGAAAAAAAAATATATTCTGGATTATGTAGGTAAAAACAGCGGACAATCCGGTATTGTTTATTGTTCTACACGAAAGGAAGTAGACAGCGTCTATGAACTTTTATTTGGGAAATTCCGTACTGTTACAAGATATCACGGCGGTCTTAGTGATGAAGAAAGAAAACGCAATCAGGAAAATTTTATTTATGATAAATCTAATATTATAGTAGCAACTAACGCTTTTGGTATGGGAATAGACAAACCCAATGTAAGATACGTTATTCACTATAATATGCCCCGTAATATTGAGAACTATTATCAGGAAATAGGACGTGCGGGCAGGGACGGACTGAACAGCGAGTGTATAATGCTTTATTCGCCGAGAGATGTTCAGATTCAGAAATTTTTAATAGAAAACAGTACTGAATCAGAAGAAAGAAAAGCTCACGAATATAAGAAACTAAGAACAATTACTGATTTTATCCATACCGATAACTGTCTGAGAAATTATATTCTGGATTATTTTGAGGAGAAATATGAAGGAGAATGCGGAACATGCAGTAATTGCAGCGGTAATTACGAGATGACCGACAGAACTATAGATGCACAGAAGGTGCTTTCGTGTGTTTACAGAATGAAACGGCCATATGGAATAAACATGATAGTAGATGTATTAAAAGGATCAAAAAATCAAAAGGTTCTGGGATTTAAGCTAAACGAGCTTACTACATACGGGATCATGAAAGAATATACAAAAGAGGATCTGAAAAGCTTTGTAAATACTTTGATTGCCCATAATTATCTGGATTATATCGACGGCGAGTTTCCTGTGGTTACAGGCAATGAAAAATCTGTCAGGGTATTAAAGTCACAGGAAAAGGTTCTGTTTAAAAATGTCAAGAAATCAGCACCTGTATTTGAGCATAATGAATTGTTTGACAGACTGAGAAACTTGAGAAAGCAGATAGCTCAGGCGGAAAATGTTCCGGGATATATAGTTTTCGGTGATAACTCGCTGAAAGAGATGAGTGTAAAATATCCCCGTACATTTGAACAGTTTCTTGAAATCAGCGGTGTAGGAGAAGCGAAGCTGAAAAAATACGGAATGGAATTCTTGAGCATGATAAATGAATATGTAATAGAAAAAGGAATAGGATAA
- the tkt gene encoding transketolase — translation MEKNVKQLSVDAIRMLGVDAIEKSKSGHPGIVLGAAPMAYTLWSEHLNVNPKEPEWLNRDRFVLSAGHGSMLIYSLLHLSGFDVSMEDIKNFRQWGSKTPGHPEFGHTKGVDTTTGPLGQGIATAVGMALAETHLAKKYNKEDMNIIDHFTYVICGDGDLMEGVSGEASSFAGVQKLGKLVVLYDSNDICLDGETRETFTEDVAKRYEAYGWQVLTVKDGNDLGAIDAAIKEAKKDVTKPTLIEIKTVIGYGAPTKAGKNSSHGAPLGAEETKGLREYLKWDYEAFEVPAEVYEDYKKSVAERGAAKSEEWKALVGKYKEKYPELGKEIEEIAAGTLFDNIKIEFPAYEAGHSQATRNASNDAINAIAGQIPNFIGGSADLAHSNMTMIKGEGLFDAEHRENRNIQFGVREFAMGAILNGMVLHGGLKTFGGTFFVFSDYVKAAIRLSALMGLPVTYVLTHDSIAVGEDGPTHEPIEQLAGLRAIPNINVIRPADSRETQGAWKVAAESKKTPTLLVLSRQNLDVTEGSSMEDVAKGAYVSYETNKDFGRIIIATGSEVSLAVGAAKELEKSGESVRVVSMPSMELFERQSCEYKESILPKGVRSRVSLEMGSTFGWHKYVGMDGLAIGIDTFGASAPAGKVIEEYGFTVEKIVNKIKG, via the coding sequence ATGGAAAAAAATGTAAAACAATTGTCAGTAGATGCAATAAGAATGCTGGGAGTGGATGCGATAGAGAAGTCAAAGTCAGGACATCCGGGAATAGTATTAGGTGCGGCACCTATGGCGTACACACTTTGGAGCGAACACCTTAACGTGAATCCAAAAGAACCTGAATGGCTGAACAGAGACAGATTTGTACTGTCAGCTGGACACGGATCGATGTTAATATATTCATTATTACATTTAAGCGGTTTTGATGTGTCTATGGAAGACATAAAGAATTTCAGACAGTGGGGCTCTAAGACACCGGGACATCCTGAGTTCGGACATACAAAAGGAGTGGACACGACAACAGGTCCCCTTGGACAGGGAATCGCCACAGCGGTGGGAATGGCACTGGCAGAAACACATCTTGCGAAAAAATATAATAAAGAAGATATGAATATAATAGATCACTTTACATATGTAATCTGCGGAGACGGAGATCTTATGGAAGGTGTGAGCGGAGAGGCAAGTTCATTTGCAGGAGTACAGAAGCTGGGGAAGCTGGTAGTACTTTATGATTCCAATGATATATGTCTTGACGGTGAAACAAGAGAAACATTTACAGAAGATGTGGCTAAGAGATATGAAGCTTACGGCTGGCAAGTACTAACGGTAAAAGACGGCAATGATCTTGGAGCAATAGATGCGGCAATAAAAGAAGCAAAGAAAGATGTAACAAAGCCGACATTAATAGAGATAAAAACAGTAATAGGATACGGAGCACCAACAAAAGCAGGAAAGAACAGTTCACACGGGGCACCTTTGGGAGCAGAGGAAACAAAAGGATTAAGAGAATATCTGAAATGGGACTATGAAGCATTTGAAGTTCCGGCAGAGGTATATGAGGACTATAAGAAATCAGTAGCAGAAAGAGGAGCGGCAAAGTCAGAGGAATGGAAAGCCCTTGTAGGAAAGTATAAGGAAAAATATCCTGAGCTGGGAAAAGAGATAGAAGAAATAGCAGCAGGAACATTATTTGATAATATAAAGATAGAATTCCCGGCATATGAAGCAGGACATTCACAGGCAACAAGAAATGCATCAAATGATGCGATAAATGCAATAGCAGGACAGATACCGAATTTCATAGGAGGCTCGGCAGACTTAGCACATTCAAATATGACAATGATAAAAGGAGAAGGACTGTTTGACGCAGAGCACAGAGAAAACAGAAATATTCAGTTTGGAGTAAGAGAATTTGCAATGGGAGCGATACTGAACGGAATGGTATTACACGGAGGACTGAAGACATTCGGGGGAACATTCTTTGTATTCAGTGACTATGTGAAGGCAGCAATAAGATTATCAGCATTAATGGGATTACCGGTAACTTATGTACTTACCCATGACAGTATAGCAGTAGGAGAAGACGGTCCGACACATGAACCGATAGAACAGCTTGCAGGTTTAAGAGCAATTCCGAACATAAATGTAATAAGACCAGCAGACAGCAGAGAAACACAGGGAGCATGGAAGGTAGCTGCAGAAAGTAAGAAGACACCGACACTTTTAGTATTAAGCAGACAGAATCTGGATGTAACAGAAGGTTCGTCAATGGAAGATGTAGCAAAGGGAGCATATGTATCTTACGAGACAAACAAAGATTTTGGAAGAATAATAATAGCAACAGGATCAGAAGTATCTCTGGCAGTGGGAGCAGCAAAGGAACTGGAAAAATCAGGAGAATCAGTAAGGGTAGTAAGTATGCCGAGTATGGAGCTTTTTGAAAGACAGAGCTGTGAGTATAAGGAAAGTATCCTTCCAAAAGGAGTAAGAAGCAGAGTATCACTTGAGATGGGATCGACATTCGGATGGCATAAATATGTAGGAATGGACGGACTGGCAATAGGAATAGATACATTCGGAGCATCAGCACCGGCAGGAAAAGTAATAGAAGAATACGGATTTACAGTAGAAAAAATCGTTAATAAAATAAAAGGATAA
- the glmS gene encoding glutamine--fructose-6-phosphate transaminase (isomerizing) — MCGIVGYIGTKRAQDFVMDGLEKLEYRGYDSAGIAVNTGNGKFAVTKKEGRLQRLADELHTNPIEGTIGIGHTRWATHGKPSDTNSHPHFNKDKTIVVVHNGIIENYLELKKDLISKGYEFLSETDTEVIAHLLDMNFDGDILEAVRKSLKSLKGAYALGVMSTKDPDRIIAVRKESPLIVGIGKGENYLASDIPAILKYTRDMYLIENGEIVEIKKDSIKIMDQDGNPINRDVFHVEWDIEAASKGGYDFFMLKEIYEQPEVITKTLKSRVDENYNIKFEDIGLTKELLENINKIYIVACGTAYNAGLIGKYILEKLTRIRVEVDIASEFRYRNPIIDDKTLVIVLSQSGETLDTFEALKESKKSGAKVLAITNVVGSSISREADSVVYTWAGPEIAVASTKAYTTQLVILYLIAIDYAQKVGKLSSENAKEFVKELFGLEEKVAKTLLYEKELEEISKHIIKQHSMFYLGRGLDYLTALEGSLKSKEISYIHSEAFPSGELKHGTIALIDDGVPVVINVTQDSLLDKSVSNIKEVKARGAYVIAIAKEGAENIEEVCDKVFYIPKVNDDLACFLSIIIHQLFAYHLAVAKGNDVDKPRNLAKSVTVE, encoded by the coding sequence ATGTGCGGAATAGTTGGTTATATTGGGACTAAAAGAGCCCAAGATTTTGTGATGGACGGATTAGAAAAATTGGAATACAGAGGGTATGACTCTGCAGGAATAGCAGTTAACACAGGAAACGGTAAATTTGCTGTTACCAAAAAGGAAGGAAGACTGCAGAGACTCGCAGATGAATTACACACTAACCCAATCGAAGGTACAATAGGTATAGGACATACAAGATGGGCTACACACGGAAAGCCGTCTGATACAAATTCACACCCACACTTTAATAAAGACAAAACAATCGTTGTAGTACATAACGGTATTATAGAGAATTATCTTGAATTAAAAAAGGATCTGATTTCAAAAGGCTATGAATTTTTATCGGAAACAGATACTGAGGTTATTGCTCATCTTCTGGATATGAATTTTGACGGAGATATACTTGAAGCTGTAAGAAAATCATTGAAATCCCTTAAGGGGGCATATGCTCTCGGTGTTATGTCTACTAAAGATCCTGACAGAATTATAGCAGTGAGAAAAGAAAGCCCGCTTATTGTAGGAATCGGAAAAGGAGAAAATTATCTTGCATCTGATATTCCTGCTATCCTTAAATATACAAGAGATATGTATCTTATTGAAAACGGGGAAATTGTAGAAATAAAAAAAGACAGTATCAAAATCATGGATCAGGACGGAAATCCCATTAACAGAGATGTTTTTCATGTAGAATGGGATATCGAGGCTGCTTCAAAGGGCGGTTATGATTTCTTTATGCTTAAAGAGATATACGAACAGCCTGAAGTTATCACAAAAACTTTGAAAAGCAGAGTTGATGAAAATTATAATATTAAATTCGAAGATATAGGACTTACAAAAGAACTTCTTGAAAATATAAATAAAATATATATTGTAGCATGCGGAACAGCTTATAATGCGGGACTTATCGGAAAATATATCCTTGAAAAGCTCACAAGAATAAGAGTGGAAGTAGATATTGCTTCTGAATTCAGATATAGAAATCCTATTATTGATGATAAAACTCTTGTTATCGTTTTGAGCCAGTCTGGTGAAACTCTTGATACATTCGAAGCTTTGAAAGAGTCGAAAAAATCAGGTGCAAAAGTACTGGCAATTACAAATGTCGTGGGTTCTTCTATTTCAAGAGAAGCTGACAGTGTGGTTTATACTTGGGCAGGTCCCGAAATTGCCGTAGCTTCTACTAAGGCATACACTACACAGCTTGTTATACTGTACTTAATCGCAATAGATTATGCACAAAAAGTAGGAAAGCTTTCTTCTGAAAATGCAAAGGAATTTGTAAAAGAATTATTCGGACTGGAAGAAAAAGTAGCTAAGACTTTATTATATGAAAAAGAGCTTGAAGAGATTTCAAAGCACATTATTAAACAGCACAGTATGTTTTATCTTGGAAGAGGTCTTGATTATCTTACTGCACTGGAAGGCTCATTAAAGTCTAAAGAAATATCATATATACATTCAGAAGCTTTTCCTTCCGGAGAGCTGAAGCATGGTACCATTGCCCTTATTGACGACGGAGTGCCTGTAGTCATTAATGTTACACAGGATTCACTGCTTGATAAATCCGTTTCCAATATAAAGGAAGTAAAAGCAAGAGGTGCCTATGTTATTGCTATTGCCAAAGAAGGAGCGGAAAATATCGAGGAAGTATGCGACAAAGTATTCTACATACCAAAAGTAAATGATGATCTTGCATGTTTTCTAAGTATTATTATCCATCAGTTATTTGCTTATCATCTGGCTGTTGCCAAAGGCAATGATGTCGATAAACCTAGAAATCTGGCAAAATCGGTTACCGTGGAATAA
- a CDS encoding tetratricopeptide repeat protein, which translates to MYTVIIKNKIRKFSLEEKILKLKKRNYKNAEKILKKSKQEIKYLSNDFLMDRKICLSIKCNKIIAALETDPEKRGKEMYSIGFSYSLLGKSRTAKKYYISAAKNGNIRAVNALGVISVNEGKYDLALKFLEHAVKLKYNPALNSLGFLYFKMKKYDLSEKYYKESIKSEPKDFGEKFYKSEAMCNLGILYEKQGMNEPAVQYYKMGIEYNKHPRSMVHLGKFYQSKEKLDLAKKYYQMAINEDYKPAEYLLKRLKNKTLNIKMHV; encoded by the coding sequence ATGTATACAGTAATTATAAAAAACAAAATTAGAAAATTTTCTCTGGAGGAAAAGATATTAAAATTGAAAAAGAGAAATTATAAAAATGCCGAGAAAATACTAAAAAAGTCAAAACAGGAAATAAAATATTTGAGTAATGATTTTCTTATGGACAGAAAAATCTGTCTTTCAATAAAATGTAACAAAATTATTGCTGCCTTGGAAACTGATCCTGAAAAAAGAGGAAAGGAAATGTATTCTATAGGTTTTTCATATTCCTTGCTGGGAAAAAGCAGAACTGCAAAAAAATATTATATAAGTGCTGCTAAAAACGGGAACATTCGTGCAGTAAATGCTTTGGGCGTTATCTCCGTAAATGAAGGAAAATATGACCTTGCCTTGAAATTTTTGGAACATGCTGTAAAGCTGAAATATAATCCTGCATTAAACAGTCTCGGATTTTTATATTTTAAAATGAAAAAATATGACCTTTCGGAAAAATATTATAAAGAATCTATTAAATCCGAGCCTAAAGATTTTGGAGAAAAATTTTATAAATCTGAAGCAATGTGTAATCTGGGAATTTTATATGAAAAACAGGGTATGAATGAACCGGCTGTACAATATTACAAAATGGGCATAGAATATAATAAACATCCCAGATCTATGGTTCATTTGGGAAAATTTTACCAGTCAAAGGAAAAATTGGATTTAGCAAAGAAATATTATCAGATGGCAATTAATGAAGATTATAAGCCTGCCGAATATCTGCTGAAAAGGCTAAAAAATAAAACATTAAATATAAAAATGCATGTCTGA